Genomic DNA from Candidatus Sphingomonas phytovorans:
GATCAAATATGCGGCGAACGCATTCCTCGCGACCAAGATCACCTTCATCAACGAGATCGCCGATCTGTGCGAGGCTGTCGGCGCGAACGTCCAGGACGTGTCGCGCGGCATCGGCCTCGACAACCGGATTGGTTCGAAATTCCTCCACGCCGGCCCGGGCTATGGCGGCTCGTGCTTCCCCAAGGACACGCTGGCGCTACTCAAGACGTCAGAGGATTACGAAACGCCGGTGCGCATCGTCGAGGCGGTGGTCCAGGTCAACGACAACCGCAAGCGCGCCATGGGCCGCAAGGTGATCAAGGCGCTGGGTGGCGAGGGCAAAGGGAAGACGGTCGCAATCCTCGGCCTGACCTTCAAGCCCAACACCGACGACATGCGCGACGCGCCGAGTCTGGCGATCGTGCAGAGCCTGCTCGATGCCGGCGCGACGGTTCGCGCGCATGATCCCGAAGGCATGGATATCGCAAAGGCGATGATGCCTGCCGTGACCTATTGCGGTGATGCCTATGAGGCGGCGGCAGGCGCCGACGCGGTCGTGATCGTGACCGAATGGGACATCTACCGCGCGCTCGACCTTGGTCGCCTGGCCACTACGATGAACGGCAAGGTGATGGTCGACCTGCGCAACGTCTATCGCCCGGCCGAAGTCGAGAAGGCCGGTTTCGCTTACAGCTCGATCGGGCGATAATCGTCTCCCCTAGTCCGGGGGGCCTGGCGCCGGATTATGCCTTTGTGCGCGGCCTGCCCATGAAATCGCGCTTGGTGAGGGGGACGCCTTTCCAGCGCAGGATGTCGTATGCCGTCGCGGTGTGAAAATAGAAATTGGGCTGCGAGAAGGAGAGCAGAAATTCCTCGGCGGTGAAGTCGACCTGGCGCTCGCCGGCGGAGAAGCGCATGTCGCGGCCGATGAAGCCGTCCACCTCGCCGGGGTCGATGGCGCGCAACGCAGCGATCGTTTCCGAAATCCGGGCGGTAAGCCCCGCGAAATCTCCCGGCGGCGTCGACAGGTCGGGCGAGAAGCTGCCCCGGCGAACGCCTTCGATCGCACCGAGCGAATGCACGGCGGTCGATTTCACCTGATAGGCGAAAGGCAGCATATCCTCGGCGAGGCGCGCCTGGATGATGTCGTCGGGGGCGAGGCCCCGTTCGGTGCAAAAGGCTTCGGCCTTGCCGATCAGGCCGGCCACGGTGCCAAGCATTTGCAGTTGCGAAGGAATGGTGGCGGCGTGGAGCGAGAAGGTCATCGGGTTCCTCTCTGGCGATCTGGCAGCACAAAAGGGGCAGGCTATCGATCAGGCAATGGGCAATGCGCGAAAAACCCACCCGAGCCGGTTCTACGCAGCCCGATACTGGTTCATGAAAGCAGCGCTGCCTGCAACCAGGCCGGCACGCTCGCGTCGCCCAGTGCCTCGATCCGACGCAATTCGACCATCAGCCCGAGTTCGAGATAGGTCGCACGCGTACGGTCGCCCGGTTCCGCGATCGGCGCGACCACCAGACGGCGATTGACCTTGGCGCGGTGATGCATCCGCGCGGTATTCTCCTGGCCGACATAACAGCCCTTGGCGAAGCTCACGCCGTTCAGCTCGCGGGCATTCGCCTCGAGCCACAGGGTCTTGTCCGATCCGAGCTCGGCAAGGCCCTCGGTGACGCCGAGAGACAGGCGATGCGCTGTCCATCCAGTCGCGGCCTCGCCGGGCGCGCCGAGCCAGCGCCGGCCGAGTTCGGCAAGGCGCGGGTCGGCCACGCCCCGGTCGCCGTCGATCGACCAGTGCACCGCGCCCGCGACGCGTTCGATCGTGATCGGACGGCGCAGGCGATAGATCATCAGGCGCCGGGCAAGCGCGTCGGCGGCATCCGCTTCGCAATCGATCAGCACGGCATCGCCATCGGGCCAGAGCAGGAAATCGAACAGCGCCTTGCCTTGCGGCGTCAGCAGGCCCGACCAGCGCGGCGCCGATGCTTCAAGCGTCACGACGTCCTGAGTCACTAGGCCTTGCAGGAAGCCACGGACATCCTCGCCGGCGATACGGATCAGCGCTCGATTGGCGAGCATCGTGGCATGCGGGGTAGTTTCGCTCATGGCGAACAGGTAGGAGGTCCGCCGGGCAAGCGGAAGAGCCGGAGAAGATCGTGACAGCGACATATGACCTGAAGCTGACGGGCGGGACCGTCCACACCCCAGCCGGCCCGGTGCGGGCCGATATCGGGGTGCTGGGTGGCCGGATCGTCGCC
This window encodes:
- a CDS encoding DUF1993 domain-containing protein, which produces MTFSLHAATIPSQLQMLGTVAGLIGKAEAFCTERGLAPDDIIQARLAEDMLPFAYQVKSTAVHSLGAIEGVRRGSFSPDLSTPPGDFAGLTARISETIAALRAIDPGEVDGFIGRDMRFSAGERQVDFTAEEFLLSFSQPNFYFHTATAYDILRWKGVPLTKRDFMGRPRTKA
- a CDS encoding UDP-glucose/GDP-mannose dehydrogenase family protein, giving the protein MRITMIGSGYVGLVSGACFSDFGHDVICVDKDANKIAALEAGKMPIFEPGLDTLVATNVAAGRLSFTTDLKSAVSGADAVFIAVGTPSRRGDGHADLTYVFEASREIAAAIDGPIVIVTKSTVPVGTGDKVEEIMKEAAGDYEIAVVSNPEFLREGAAIGDFKRPDRIVVGTEDARAQQVMRDIYRPLYLNESPILFTGRRTSELIKYAANAFLATKITFINEIADLCEAVGANVQDVSRGIGLDNRIGSKFLHAGPGYGGSCFPKDTLALLKTSEDYETPVRIVEAVVQVNDNRKRAMGRKVIKALGGEGKGKTVAILGLTFKPNTDDMRDAPSLAIVQSLLDAGATVRAHDPEGMDIAKAMMPAVTYCGDAYEAAAGADAVVIVTEWDIYRALDLGRLATTMNGKVMVDLRNVYRPAEVEKAGFAYSSIGR
- a CDS encoding folate-binding protein yields the protein MSETTPHATMLANRALIRIAGEDVRGFLQGLVTQDVVTLEASAPRWSGLLTPQGKALFDFLLWPDGDAVLIDCEADAADALARRLMIYRLRRPITIERVAGAVHWSIDGDRGVADPRLAELGRRWLGAPGEAATGWTAHRLSLGVTEGLAELGSDKTLWLEANARELNGVSFAKGCYVGQENTARMHHRAKVNRRLVVAPIAEPGDRTRATYLELGLMVELRRIEALGDASVPAWLQAALLS